A genomic segment from Mobula hypostoma chromosome 20, sMobHyp1.1, whole genome shotgun sequence encodes:
- the LOC134359223 gene encoding snaclec coagulation factor IX/factor X-binding protein subunit B3-like produces MMLVSVLVVTALLVSDVAGMDNSTEVEEALRAFGPLKKGRCENGWYEYQPTKSCYRCFTTSKKWRDAEIFCNTQKHFGNLASVTSCDHNEFISKVVRAVTRSIRPVWIGLKDYCKNGNFLWSDESTIRYLNWGEGSPVTPNYRYYCAYTNYRSRGVWRNANCNTRAYYVCAYVYH; encoded by the exons ATGATGCTGGTGTCGGTTTTGGTGGTGACTGCACTGCTCGTCAGTGATGTGGCAG GGATGGACAATTCCACGGAAGTGGAGGAGGCTCTGCGGGCCTTTGGACCATTGAAAAAAGGACGTTGTGAGAATGGCTGGTATGAATATCAGCCGACAAAGTCCTGTTACCGGTGTTTTACAACTTCAAAAAAATGGAGAGATGCTGAG ATTTTCTGCAACACACAGAAACATTTTGGAAACTTGGCATCTGTGACCTCATGTGACCACAACGAGTTCATTTCCAAGGTGGTGCGTGCGGTGACCCGTAGCATACGACCAGTTTGGATTGGGTTGAAGGACTATTGCAAG AACGGGAATTTCTTGTGGAGTGATGAATCTACCATCAGATACCTGAACTGGGGTGAGGGAAGCCCAGTGACACCCAACTATCGTTATTACTGTGCGTACACCAACTATAGGA gCCGTGGTGTTTGGAGAAATGCTAACTGCAACACCAGAGCATACTATGTCTGTGCCTATGTATATCACTAA